AATTACATTGCAAACTCTGAAAGGGCTCATGTATCATTAAACCAAACAAGCATGCAAGTGAAGGGGTCTAGTTCTGATGTTATGCGTGTTAGTGTTTCAAGTGCTCCCAGCACCTCTAGTCATGGGTCTGCACCAGATGACTGTGATGCTCTAGGTGATGTATACATATGGGGTGAGATTGTTGGTGACAATGTTGTGAAGATTGGGGCTGAAAAAAATAGTAGTTATGTGACCTTGAGGACAGATGTACTTCTGCCAAGACCTTTGGAGTCTAACGTTGTTCTAGACATACACCATATAGCCTGTGGGGTCAGGCATGCTGCTTTGGTGACAAGGCAAGGGGAAGTTTTTACATGGGGAGAGGAATCTGGAGGCCGCCTTGGCCATGGTGTGGTGAAGGATGTAAGTCAACCTCGTATGATTGAATCTTTAGCAGCTAGTAGTATTGATTTTGTTGCGTGTGGAGAGTTCCACACATGTGCTGTTACAATGACCGGGGAACTTTATACATGGGGTGATGGTACCCATAATGCGGGGCTTCTTGGTCATGGCAGTGATGTCAGCCACTGGATACCAAAGAGAGTCTCTGGTCCACTTGAAGGACTTCAAATTGCTTCAGTGACATGTGGTCCATGGCATACAGCTTTGGTAACATCGATGGGTCAGCTTTTCACATTTGGTGATGGAACATTTGGTGCACTGGGCCATGGAGACcgagaaaatatttcatatccAAAGGAAGTGGAATCCTTATCAGGCCTGAGGACAATTGCCGTTGCATGTGGGGTGTGGCATACTTCTGCTGTAGTTGAAGTTATTGTGACACAATCTAGTGCGAGCATTTCATCTGGAAAACTGTTTACGTGGGGTGATGGAGATAAAAATCGTCTGGGACATGGAGATAAGGAACCCAGGCTTAAACCCACATGTGTGCCAGCACTAATTGATTATGATTTTCACAAAATTGCTTGTGGTCACAGCCTTACTGTTGGTTTGACCACTTCAGGACAAGTTTTCTCAATGGGAAGTACTGTTTATGGCCAACTTGGGAATCCCAGTGCAGATGGAAAGATACCTTGCTTGGTAGAGGATAAGCTTTTTGGGGAATCCGTTGAAGAAGTTTCATGCGGTGCATATCATGTGGTGGTATTAACATCAAAAAATGAAGTTTATACATGGGGAAAGGGCGCAAATGGTAGATTGGGCCATGGTGATGTTGAAGATCGGAAGACACCAACTTTGGTAGAAGCTTTGAAGGATAGACATGTGAAATATATAGCATGTGGTTCAAATTACACAGCTGCCATTTGTCATCACAAATGGGTTTCTAGTGCTGAGCAGTCACAGTGCTCTGCTTGCAGACAGGCATTTGGGTTTACACGGAAGAGACACAACTGTTATAATTGTGGACTTGTCCACTGCCACTCTTGCAGTTCAAGAAAAGCATTAAGAGCAGCACTTGCACCTAATCCCAGTAAACCATATCGTGTATGTGATTCATGCTATGCAAAACTGATCAAGACATCAGAAGctagtaataataataggaAAAATGCTATGCCTCGCCTCTCAGGTGAGAACAAAGATAGGATTGACAAGAGTGATATGAGAATATCTAAGTCTGTGCCTTCCAATATGGATTTGATAAAGCAATTAGACAACAAAGCTGCTAAACAAGGAAAGAAGGCTGATACATTCTCCCTTGTTCGATCCTCTCAAGCACCTTCACTATTGCAGCTTAGAGATGTTGTATTATCAACTGCTGTTGATCTGCGACGAACAGCTCCTAAACCTGTCCTTACTGCTTCTGGAGTGAGTTCCAGATCTGTGTCACCTTTCTCAAGGAAACCAAGCCCTCCTCGATCTGCTACGCCTGTTCCTACAGCGTCAGGACTTTCCTTTTCCAGAAGTATTACTGATggtttgaagaaaacaaatgatCTTTTGAATCATGAAGTGCTTAAACTACGTTCACAGGTAAAAGCCATTTCCCCCCTCCTGATTGTCATTCCCTTTCCATCACCCTTCTCCCCTGGCGTAAAGATAAGAGACAATCCGTTTAAGACAAGAAGATCCCGAAACAGCAAGGAATTTCCCACTCCAGAACCATAGGAGattgttctcattttttaattggtagggataaaaaaaaaaaaaaaaggagaatagTCACAGAgttctttaaaaagaaaattctccTCGAACTTGTCCTGTTCCTTTTGGCTCATAAAATTTGTGCACTTCTGATGAATTTGGCTTTATGACGGAGTATGATCTTATCTTGATGTCTAATAATACAGGTTGAGAGCCTGAGGCAGAGATGTGAACTCCAGGAAATGGAGCTTCAGAAATCTATGAAGAAAACACGAGAAGCTATGGCAGTGGCTGCAGAGGAATCTGGTAAATCTAAAGCGGCTAAAGAAGTCATCAAGTTACTTACCGCCCaggtcattttcttttgaatgcATTTTCCCCTATTCAACAAAGCTTTCAGTCTCTGGAGCTTCTGGTTGATCTTTATTGGAGTACAAAGAGAAGAATGCATTAAATTTCTTACAAACAATCACTTTGACTATCACGCTGTAAAGCGTGTGGTCTTTGTGTTTGAtgcataaaatattaatacataAAGAATTAACTTGTGGCTCTTGGTGTGGTTGAATGAACGATGATGCGTATAATCTAGAGCAATAAGAGGAAATGACATGGACTTCTAATAGACATAATCACTATATTataattgtttcttttcttcctcaatGCTTAACCATCCTGTGAAATATTCTTACAAGAATACTTGTGGTTCTAATAGTAGATTATATCCTATAATTGTTCCAGCTTAAAGATATGGCTGAAAGGTTACCTCCTGGAGTATATGATGCTGAGAAAATGAGATCAGTTCATCTTTCAAATGGTTTGGAGTCAAACGGCGTCAACCATTTGAATATGAATGGAGAGCGTCATTCACGATCTGATTCACTTAGCAGCTACTCCTGTGCATCTCCCACGGCATCTGATGCTGCTGCTTGGCAAGGAAGCTATGGCGCAGTTCATTCATCCAGGGAGCTTTCTGGAACGAATGAAAGTAATCTGCAACAAGATAGAATTGACAGTCGAGATTCTAGACTGCCAAATAGTGGAAGAGCTCAGCCAGTAAGCAGTAGTGCCTCGGTGACAGCTGTTGGCAAGGAGCCCGAGTCTTTACAAGATGGTGAAAATAATTCTAGAGCCAAAACTTCTGTACTGGCTAATGCTACTCAAGTTGAAGCTGAATGGATTGAACAATATGAGCCTGGTGTATATATTACCCTTGTGGCTCTACGGGATGGTACTCGGGATCTAAAACGTGTGCGCTTCAGGTGAtgtttctctttgtttctttttgggtttcagCATCTAGAAATACAGTGATTTTTGTCTCTTTGGTGTGACTTGCAATTTGACTAGTTTCTGATTGAATTATTGGGTGAAAATATGCAATCCATGTGCCGAAGTTTAATTTggactctaaaaaaaaaaaaaaaaatggccaCCATGATATCTAGAACATGAACTCATACGATCTTCTTGGACAAACTTGAATGGTACTAATAATTTCTGTCAATtcttttacaattatttacaGTTATAATGCCCATAATTTTGGAATTGTAGGGCAGACTTGTTAGAAATTGGATGGCTTTTTTGTGTTAGTTCCTCCTTGGTCGGTAGTTTGCTCTACCCCTACCCTTAGGTTGCCTTCTTCTGTGGTTTTAATATACTCAAAAGTTCCATATTAAAAGTTGTAGGGCAGGGACACTCTTAGATTTCTTGAATAATTACTCTAAACTATGTCGCTCATGGTTTTCGACATCTAATGCCTTGTATTAGAATCTGAGGTCGAGTTTAAAAAGCTCCAATGCCTGTTCATATAATGTGTATTACAATTGCATTTACAGCCGGAGAAGATTTGGAGAGCATCAAGCAGAAAATTGGTGGTCAGAGAACCGTGAGAAGGTATACGAGAGATATAACGTTCGGAACTCCGACAAGTCTTCAGTTTCGGGACTGACTTCACAGAGGGCGGATGATGCAATTTCAATAGCTTCCCAGCAACTTTAGCAAAGGGGGCGGATGAATCCAGTGCAGTCCTACTCCAAGCCAGCCATTTTACAGCTTGAAGATGATCAGAAAATGGTATTGGAAAAGTAAAATCTATTGACCTTTGTTCATAAAAGTTCTTTCCTTCTAACCCTTCTCTCAAATTATTTTGTCCAATTTATTTATGGGTTGCCTGCCTCTACCCCTTACGACCTGTTAAATCTTTAGTGTATATAAAAAATCATCCATTAAGATTATAGCAgccaaagaaaagaaatttttgttctttgtttcttcaCCCTCACTATAAAACCTCATTCTTTCTCTCCCTAGACCATTTCTGAAATCAGAATTTGGTTCTTTAGCAGCTGCAATGTCGTTGTCGTTGTCGTTGTCGTTGTCTTTGTCGCTCATGTACTGAAGTTGATCGTGTCAATGTCTTGGTTGGCATAGCGATTAGCTCATTCTTTTTAACCTCTTGTGCACACAGGAACTGTctcttttgtgttttttttctcattgtAATGGATGATGTTCGTCCACTCGCTTAACCTTCAAACCATATCCAGGAAAAGGGAGAGAAAATACAGTCAAATTCAtaacttttgttttaaagttcaaatgaTTGAGCATTTATCATGCTTTTATGTATAGAGTGCttcccattttattttatttttgtttctttcactGTTTCagtaaatatttagttttaattctgatgttggaaaatcataattttattaaaaataacaaaatataattgttggatgatgaaagtggacaatatcatatcattgtggagagttgtgttcgtctaacatggtatcagagctatgtcaatagaatcctcaaatatcgaacaaagaattgtaaGGCTGGAAGaagtagtcaaaagtgactaaagtgtcgaaaaAGGgtgtacaatatcataccattgtggagagtcgtgttcgtctaacatggtatcagagccatgtcaatagaatcctcaaatatcgaacaaagaattgtgaggttggaaggtgtagtcaaaagtgactaaagtgtcgaacaaaatggtgtattttgttcgagggctctagagaaaggagtcaagcctcgattaaggggaggctatttgagagctccataagccgaatcccacattggtttatgctcaaaggataatattataccattgtggagagtcaggttcgtctaacaatattttctattgtttttatgcatttttttatcatttttattcacattttttagtAAATTCCCGAAGTTGCCCTTGGTTGACTAGTAAAagttaataatgaaattaaatatattaaattatagtatatatgattttcttaaaaatttaaattataaatgttaaatttgaGGTTCTtatagatgaaaaaaaatctaaaattttaaaagaatataactatatatatatattttttgtattaaaaaagattgaaaatttaaaaaataatttgtaaacaaaattttattttattttttatttaaaaaggagTTTACGTTCtttatgaaattgttttgaagaaaatagataaaataaaacaggTATTTATTTTACGGTAATTCGGTGCGGGATTTGGTAATTGATCGCGTAATATCTACGAGGAGATCTTGCGTATCGGATCGTAGTGTGTTCGTGGGGCTTCGCTTCTGCGTCTAGAATCAACAACGGACAGCTCTAAATTAATCGCctgttttagggttttagtaATCTCTAAATTCTGCTTGAAGGTTCATACATTTGTCTCCAATTTTTCCCTTTGTCTGCTGCCTCTCTTTGAAGctctaattttgaaaaactgcAGCATATATGGCGGATGATTATTGGAATCGGCAACAGCCTCTGCTTCCCTCGCCTGGCATGCTTAAACGACCTCGTGCTGAATATGGTATGCCTATGTGtttattatgtttaatttggtttcttttcttgaattcGTGAGCATTGTTGTTGCGTTTGATGGTATTGCAGCTATTCGATGGTGAATTTTGATGGGCTTAATTCCATAGAAGTGTCTGAAAACTAATGAAAACGTTCttgtattgtttgttttgatttgttaatTTAGTTGTGAATAATCAGTGTTCATAAAGCAATTGAATTCGGGTTTGTTCTGATAAAGTTGTAGTTGAAAATTCTGAATGGAGAATGTATCTGATCCGAGAGGAAATACTACTGCGGAGTGATGTCTGTCACGGCATATTAGAACAATTTGATGCTCCAATGCACTTCATCTGATAGTTGAGAGAacacaatttttctttttggttctaGTGGTGGATGTGCAGCCAAGTTCTTCAAAAACCAGTAAAAGGGCCTTACTAAAgggttttttgttcttgatttcagTAACATTTGGCGGTTGGGAGATTTTGGGCCTTATTAAAGATTACAATCTGAGGTCCCTAGGATGAAAACCTGATAGTTATCTCATTTATTTACCATTAGAAAACAAGTTAGAGATTATAGCCTATTGATAAGTGACTGATTCGAGAGGGCCAATCTTCTCTCCTGGAAAACACACCCTATCCAAACTACAggaagatatatatatatatatatatttatatatagaaaaaggGAACACACACATAACTTTCTTGGGAAGTTGCAAGTCCCTTTCTAACTTcctattcaatttttcaaacataaaaacTGTCTAAAACTGAAGACTCTAATCACCGTTCAAAGTGAATTCCCCCTTTTGTTCTTCTTAGCATGAACTCTAGTAATTAGTctaacaaaaccctaaaccaacaAGACCCTTTGTGCTGGAAGCCTTGGTTGTaagtagaaaatgaaaagtagtCCCAACGTAAACTTTATACGATATATTTTTCCAAATGCACCTACCTATTTTAAGTCCCTCCTTATGCCATCCACAGTGGTAGTTGAAAAATGCTATAGGAATTCCTTGTGGAAAGATGGAACTTAAGTCGAAGGAAGTTATCTTGTTAATTAGTGTAAGGACCCCCTTTTTAAGTTGGAAGGATTGTTACCACATGGATCGTGAGTGGAATTTTGGAAGTAAAACAGAAGCATGAGTAAGCTAAACAAAAACGTTTCAATAAGAAATACTAACTAATATTCGAAGAAACCTTGAGTTTTGGATCCCaatgaaacatttattttcaaagcGTAACGAATATATTATTAACATAATTACAAATCAAGTAATGAAAGTATAGAGCATAAAACATGAactggaaaattttaaaattctggGAAGTCTTAGTTTGATTTTGTCTTTGTAGTCTTGCTAACTTGAATGCCCTCACCACACACCTTGTAGATTCATGTACCACATGAAAAGGAAAGACAGGTAGCatgagtataaaaaaaatactcagtaagtagcctcACTTGCGAGGCTGAAACTGTATTCATACTTAAAACTCATGATATTGAAAGCATGCAAAGTCCTGGCTAATTATACGCCAATGTCTTCTGATACATAAGGGccttaattgaaaatatggaaACATCCTGTCTAAGTGAACAATTGGCCAATCCCAAACTATACCAACTACATTGCTTCCGTGGGTCAGTCCAGTAGATAAAATGTCACTTGAGATTAGTTGACAACTTTTTAGTAATGTTAGACCTATCCCATCATAGCACCTCATGAAAGCATTCCTGATCATCAACTATAGTGCCTATGCTGGTCATTCCTGGAAGACCAAGCGAGTTAGTTGGTGGCGCTCTTTAATGGAGCTAGACCTTCCTAACATAATACGTCATGAAAAACTTTCAGCTAATATATAAGGGACTGATCCCAAAGCTGAACCAACTATGGTTCCTATGTGTATTAGTCTTGAAAGACAGGACACCGCTAAGGTTAGTTGACGACCCTCTAGTAGAACCCAGCCTATTCCAACATAATTCCTCATGAAAAACATACATAGCGTAATGTGCAGGGAAAGACAATTGTCACAAGGATCATCATGAACTTAGGAATAAACATACATGTAACTGAGATCCTCTAATCATGCTAAACACTATATCATTCATCACCAGACCATTTAAAACTCAGACCCCTCTAATCACCATGCTAGATAACATACTTAACATCACAGTCTATTCCACAACCGATGATCCAATAGTTCACATATGCATTCCATATTTCCTGTACTCCAAAACTTTGGATATAAACTACCATGGGTTGGCCTAGCCAATAAGGGGCAGGTAAGTAATAAAAGGGGTTTAGAGGGAATGAATACAAGTCATGGTGGCCACCCACCTAGGATTTAATATCCTACCTATTTCCTTGGCAAGTAACTATAGTATAGTTAAGCAGTTGTCCCATGAGAATAGTTGAGGTGTGCAAAATCTGGCCTAGACATGAGGATCAGGCTCGTGATCTTCTACCATAATAATGTTTAGGTACttccataaattttgtttggGCTTGATCCACATTTGTTATGTATAATTGCTGACATCCTGCTATAGTTTTTAAGCCTTTCTGAAGGAATTTTTCACTCGATTTCCAGAAGTAGATActgaggatttttttttttagattgaaagaaaatttcacTTGATTTGCAAATGGTTTCTTTAGACCTTCGATTTATAGAGGTTCCTTGTCCATCTAACTTAACGTAATGTTATATTTTGGATTGCGAGGATAATGAGATTAGATGTGTGGAATATGTGCATGACTGAACTGTTAAAACGATTTatttaaatagtaaaagaggAATTCTATACTGATTGAACATTATTGTTTCAATTGAATATTACTATAGTAATGTCCTGGACCTATTTTCTTAGACATATCTTTTATTCCTTCGATGTAGTGGCATCT
This genomic window from Cucurbita pepo subsp. pepo cultivar mu-cu-16 chromosome LG01, ASM280686v2, whole genome shotgun sequence contains:
- the LOC111784446 gene encoding PH, RCC1 and FYVE domains-containing protein 1 isoform X1; this translates as MADPSSYANADRDIQQALITLKKGAQLLKYGRKGKPKFCPFRLSSDESSLIWISSKGERSLKLASISQIVPGQRTAVFERYLRPEKDYLSFSLIYNNGKRSLDLICKDKVEAEAWIAGLKALIASGQGGRSKIDGWSDGGLYLDDSCELTSNSPSDSSHSVNRDNSSPEVFVSLNENKSLKTSRPENYIANSERAHVSLNQTSMQVKGSSSDVMRVSVSSAPSTSSHGSAPDDCDALGDVYIWGEIVGDNVVKIGAEKNSSYVTLRTDVLLPRPLESNVVLDIHHIACGVRHAALVTRQGEVFTWGEESGGRLGHGVVKDVSQPRMIESLAASSIDFVACGEFHTCAVTMTGELYTWGDGTHNAGLLGHGSDVSHWIPKRVSGPLEGLQIASVTCGPWHTALVTSMGQLFTFGDGTFGALGHGDRENISYPKEVESLSGLRTIAVACGVWHTSAVVEVIVTQSSASISSGKLFTWGDGDKNRLGHGDKEPRLKPTCVPALIDYDFHKIACGHSLTVGLTTSGQVFSMGSTVYGQLGNPSADGKIPCLVEDKLFGESVEEVSCGAYHVVVLTSKNEVYTWGKGANGRLGHGDVEDRKTPTLVEALKDRHVKYIACGSNYTAAICHHKWVSSAEQSQCSACRQAFGFTRKRHNCYNCGLVHCHSCSSRKALRAALAPNPSKPYRVCDSCYAKLIKTSEASNNNRKNAMPRLSGENKDRIDKSDMRISKSVPSNMDLIKQLDNKAAKQGKKADTFSLVRSSQAPSLLQLRDVVLSTAVDLRRTAPKPVLTASGVSSRSVSPFSRKPSPPRSATPVPTASGLSFSRSITDGLKKTNDLLNHEVLKLRSQVESLRQRCELQEMELQKSMKKTREAMAVAAEESGKSKAAKEVIKLLTAQLKDMAERLPPGVYDAEKMRSVHLSNGLESNGVNHLNMNGERHSRSDSLSSYSCASPTASDAAAWQGSYGAVHSSRELSGTNESNLQQDRIDSRDSRLPNSGRAQPVSSSASVTAVGKEPESLQDGENNSRAKTSVLANATQVEAEWIEQYEPGVYITLVALRDGTRDLKRVRFSRRRFGEHQAENWWSENREKVYERYNVRNSDKSSVSGLTSQRADDAISIASQQL
- the LOC111784446 gene encoding PH, RCC1 and FYVE domains-containing protein 1 isoform X2 — its product is MAGVMEASILICELTSNSPSDSSHSVNRDNSSPEVFVSLNENKSLKTSRPENYIANSERAHVSLNQTSMQVKGSSSDVMRVSVSSAPSTSSHGSAPDDCDALGDVYIWGEIVGDNVVKIGAEKNSSYVTLRTDVLLPRPLESNVVLDIHHIACGVRHAALVTRQGEVFTWGEESGGRLGHGVVKDVSQPRMIESLAASSIDFVACGEFHTCAVTMTGELYTWGDGTHNAGLLGHGSDVSHWIPKRVSGPLEGLQIASVTCGPWHTALVTSMGQLFTFGDGTFGALGHGDRENISYPKEVESLSGLRTIAVACGVWHTSAVVEVIVTQSSASISSGKLFTWGDGDKNRLGHGDKEPRLKPTCVPALIDYDFHKIACGHSLTVGLTTSGQVFSMGSTVYGQLGNPSADGKIPCLVEDKLFGESVEEVSCGAYHVVVLTSKNEVYTWGKGANGRLGHGDVEDRKTPTLVEALKDRHVKYIACGSNYTAAICHHKWVSSAEQSQCSACRQAFGFTRKRHNCYNCGLVHCHSCSSRKALRAALAPNPSKPYRVCDSCYAKLIKTSEASNNNRKNAMPRLSGENKDRIDKSDMRISKSVPSNMDLIKQLDNKAAKQGKKADTFSLVRSSQAPSLLQLRDVVLSTAVDLRRTAPKPVLTASGVSSRSVSPFSRKPSPPRSATPVPTASGLSFSRSITDGLKKTNDLLNHEVLKLRSQVESLRQRCELQEMELQKSMKKTREAMAVAAEESGKSKAAKEVIKLLTAQLKDMAERLPPGVYDAEKMRSVHLSNGLESNGVNHLNMNGERHSRSDSLSSYSCASPTASDAAAWQGSYGAVHSSRELSGTNESNLQQDRIDSRDSRLPNSGRAQPVSSSASVTAVGKEPESLQDGENNSRAKTSVLANATQVEAEWIEQYEPGVYITLVALRDGTRDLKRVRFSRRRFGEHQAENWWSENREKVYERYNVRNSDKSSVSGLTSQRADDAISIASQQL